From the Desulfosarcina sp. BuS5 genome, one window contains:
- the gltX gene encoding glutamate--tRNA ligase: protein MKTVITRFPPSPTGYLHVGGARTALFNWLYARHMKGKFILRIEDTDRERSTRASVDAILDSLEWLGIDWDEGPHFQSERFDIYKEYVQKLLDSGNAYYCTCTSEEIEEMRKKAMASGDKPKYNGRCRNKGIDKTDNAVVRFASASAGTTVLKDSIKGNIRFQNTELDDFIIVRSDGVPTYNLAVVVDDITMGVNTVIRGDDHVNNTPRQIQIYKALGIELPVYGHVPMVLGNDRSRLSKRHGAMSVTAYRDMGYLPEALLNYLVRLGWSYGDQEFFLIDELIEKFTLDNIGRSAGIFDQEKLLSLNADHIKASPPRKLIKYWKPFLKERRINNDNNQYLEKIIETLNTRSKNLIDLTEGALFYFQDEISYEEKAARKNFKPAALEPLRILCGQIEAIKDFNEANLEDAFKKVMQSCEIKLGKIAQPVRVALTGKTVSPGIFEIIHVLGKDVVISRLKKAITFIEASAPEP, encoded by the coding sequence ATGAAAACTGTTATAACCCGCTTTCCACCCAGCCCCACAGGTTATCTGCATGTAGGAGGCGCCAGAACGGCCCTGTTCAATTGGCTTTATGCACGTCATATGAAAGGAAAATTTATACTTAGAATCGAAGACACTGATCGGGAACGTTCCACCAGGGCTTCTGTGGATGCTATCCTTGACAGTCTTGAATGGCTGGGAATAGACTGGGATGAAGGGCCTCATTTTCAATCCGAACGGTTTGATATTTATAAGGAATACGTACAAAAACTATTGGATTCCGGAAATGCTTACTATTGCACATGTACTTCTGAAGAAATCGAGGAAATGAGAAAAAAAGCCATGGCTTCCGGCGACAAGCCAAAATATAATGGCCGGTGCAGAAACAAGGGAATCGACAAAACCGACAATGCGGTTGTGCGCTTTGCATCCGCTTCCGCCGGTACAACGGTATTGAAAGATAGTATCAAGGGCAATATCCGGTTTCAGAATACCGAGCTCGATGACTTTATAATAGTAAGAAGCGACGGGGTACCGACTTATAATCTGGCCGTAGTGGTTGATGATATAACAATGGGCGTAAATACGGTCATAAGAGGGGATGACCATGTTAACAACACCCCCAGGCAGATACAGATATACAAAGCCCTTGGGATCGAACTCCCGGTTTACGGTCATGTACCCATGGTGCTTGGCAATGATCGAAGCCGTTTGAGCAAACGGCACGGCGCCATGTCCGTCACGGCATATCGGGATATGGGATACCTGCCGGAGGCTTTGCTAAATTATCTTGTACGGCTGGGCTGGTCATACGGAGACCAGGAGTTTTTTTTGATAGACGAGCTGATAGAAAAATTTACACTCGATAATATCGGCCGGTCAGCCGGTATTTTTGATCAGGAAAAACTTTTATCCCTTAATGCAGACCATATCAAAGCCTCCCCACCGCGTAAACTTATTAAATACTGGAAGCCTTTTTTAAAAGAACGCAGGATCAATAATGATAATAACCAATACCTGGAAAAAATAATCGAGACCCTGAACACAAGAAGCAAAAACTTGATAGATTTGACCGAAGGAGCCCTTTTCTATTTCCAGGACGAAATCTCTTATGAAGAAAAAGCGGCCCGAAAAAATTTTAAACCTGCCGCCCTTGAACCATTAAGAATCCTTTGCGGCCAAATAGAGGCGATTAAAGATTTCAACGAAGCCAATCTTGAGGATGCATTTAAAAAAGTAATGCAAAGCTGCGAAATCAAACTTGGTAAAATAGCCCAGCCGGTCAGGGTGGCGCTAACCGGCAAAACAGTGAGTCCTGGTATATTTGAAATTATACATGTCCTGGGCAAGGATGTCGTTATATCAAGGCTGAAAAAAGCTATTACCTTTATTGAAGCATCCGCGCCAGAGCCATAA
- a CDS encoding nitric oxide reductase activation protein NorD, whose product MKNAIKQLALVDPELADNVLARLEGKEKPVSSDSAGILVDETLWGLSREIYFGYAVAEGYLKLIGEVDPGDIYLYRGMVRDAGLRGPTFGKIMATYLAQVLLRGNRIILEKFLCAVKVMRNKGEHILNSPLESLYNLLECRDLEAAAVYSDLLCDIFAQDLTYNRCRHFSDAIPKAVLSFPAPRRHWQIKELGRVVRQNPHLADNFLEGMERGLYLLSQEALDSFVSIGLKKNRNNWRLGEKFLSLESRAGIDACVELQITVSLETIRHKLNRYLKARTGLSISVHSISGLPAPLLKASEKEIMVCSDGRLIYLSEEIDFFPSRDENLNLYKALTKLEAGYYEFDTFDFDPDRLRDLCGISIPASKDGHENISELELFFSSFPVKDLAADLFTIMEHGRLNALLKNRYPGLIKRTMPLIQAEATRIFRKDDPFAPVFLLYALIALDMPCERFISSKTVLTGFVTRVAGFWGEEFNESDGVEKSAGFAAKIYAEMENFLKAGLPPGRLEDFYKPIQIPFGRGIRPDLFFSKHLDFEKTAAKVKLLLKENGFNVYKSEIRKRLVNNNGALSPDDIEDIIISSDPDILSDIKHDRVPVDLSGIDIEGLLGKSAINPVNADEFAGPVSRYAEWDYSLGDYLKDHVMVRHKTVPWEESTFYDNILKQHEGLVKMIRYSFELLKPESLKILRQWIEGDEFDYRALLDFAIDKKAGLTPDDRLYIKRIKQDRDVAVLLLVDLSRSTANRVAGSKKRVLDVEKEAIVLFCEALDVVGDSFAIAGFSGTGRFGVDYFNVKGFDECMGPEIKNRINAMAPQRSTRMGAAIRHAVSRLEQISSKIRLLLIIGDGFPNDVGYKQKYAIADTRKAMQEARSKNIYAKAITVNIPGDPMLDDLYGDTHHNVISNVNELPDKLLRIYSSLTI is encoded by the coding sequence ATGAAAAATGCGATTAAACAGCTTGCTTTGGTGGACCCGGAACTTGCCGATAATGTTTTGGCGCGCCTTGAAGGGAAAGAGAAGCCAGTATCTTCTGATTCAGCAGGAATACTGGTGGATGAGACTCTATGGGGGCTTTCCCGGGAGATTTATTTTGGCTATGCTGTTGCGGAAGGTTATCTAAAGCTTATAGGCGAGGTCGACCCGGGGGATATTTACCTGTACCGGGGCATGGTACGGGATGCGGGCTTGCGCGGACCTACTTTCGGCAAGATAATGGCAACATATCTTGCCCAGGTGCTATTGCGAGGCAATCGAATTATTCTGGAAAAATTTTTATGCGCCGTCAAGGTTATGCGTAACAAGGGAGAACATATATTAAACAGCCCCCTTGAATCTTTGTATAATTTGCTTGAATGCCGCGACCTTGAGGCGGCCGCTGTTTATTCTGATTTACTTTGTGATATTTTTGCCCAGGACCTTACTTATAATAGGTGCCGCCATTTTTCAGATGCCATACCAAAAGCAGTACTCTCCTTCCCTGCGCCAAGGAGGCACTGGCAGATAAAAGAACTGGGGCGGGTTGTCAGGCAAAATCCCCATTTGGCCGATAACTTCCTGGAGGGGATGGAAAGGGGCCTTTATCTTTTATCTCAAGAGGCGCTCGATAGTTTTGTATCCATAGGTCTGAAAAAAAATAGAAATAATTGGAGGCTTGGGGAAAAATTTTTATCTTTAGAATCCAGGGCAGGAATAGATGCCTGTGTTGAATTGCAGATCACCGTCTCTCTTGAAACCATAAGACATAAGTTAAACAGGTATCTAAAGGCCAGAACAGGGCTTTCTATATCCGTACATTCCATATCCGGTCTGCCTGCCCCGCTTCTGAAGGCTTCGGAAAAAGAGATTATGGTCTGTTCAGACGGGAGGTTAATTTATCTTTCGGAAGAAATTGATTTTTTTCCGAGCAGGGATGAAAACCTCAACTTATATAAAGCCTTAACAAAACTTGAAGCCGGATACTATGAATTCGACACATTCGATTTTGATCCGGACAGGTTAAGGGATCTATGCGGAATCTCTATACCTGCTTCAAAAGACGGCCATGAGAATATTTCAGAGCTTGAATTATTTTTTTCATCATTCCCTGTCAAAGACTTGGCCGCAGACCTCTTTACAATAATGGAGCATGGCCGTTTAAATGCGCTTTTAAAAAACCGTTATCCGGGTTTGATTAAACGCACTATGCCACTGATACAGGCTGAAGCAACGCGAATATTCAGAAAAGATGATCCCTTTGCTCCTGTATTTCTGCTTTATGCTTTAATAGCGCTGGATATGCCCTGCGAGCGGTTTATAAGTTCGAAAACCGTGTTAACCGGTTTTGTGACACGGGTTGCCGGGTTTTGGGGAGAGGAGTTCAATGAAAGCGATGGTGTGGAAAAATCTGCGGGGTTTGCGGCAAAGATATATGCTGAAATGGAAAATTTTTTAAAAGCCGGGCTGCCTCCAGGCAGGTTGGAGGATTTTTACAAGCCGATACAAATACCTTTTGGCCGCGGCATAAGGCCTGATCTTTTTTTTTCCAAACACCTGGATTTTGAAAAAACCGCTGCAAAGGTCAAACTTTTACTTAAGGAAAACGGATTCAATGTTTATAAATCCGAAATACGCAAACGTCTTGTCAATAATAATGGCGCTTTGTCCCCGGATGATATAGAGGATATAATCATATCATCTGATCCCGATATATTGTCGGACATAAAGCATGACCGAGTCCCTGTAGACCTTTCCGGGATAGATATTGAGGGGCTTTTAGGGAAATCAGCTATTAATCCTGTTAATGCGGATGAATTCGCCGGCCCCGTTTCAAGGTATGCGGAGTGGGATTACAGCCTGGGTGATTATCTCAAGGATCATGTCATGGTGCGCCACAAAACCGTACCCTGGGAAGAGAGTACTTTTTACGATAATATTCTAAAGCAGCATGAAGGGCTTGTAAAGATGATCCGTTATTCATTCGAACTCCTTAAGCCTGAAAGCCTAAAAATATTAAGACAGTGGATCGAGGGGGATGAATTCGATTACAGAGCGCTGCTTGATTTTGCAATTGATAAAAAAGCGGGTCTGACTCCGGACGACCGCCTTTATATAAAACGTATAAAACAGGATAGAGATGTGGCGGTTCTGCTTCTTGTCGATCTGTCGCGCTCCACCGCCAATAGGGTTGCAGGATCAAAAAAACGGGTTCTGGATGTTGAGAAAGAGGCCATTGTGCTATTTTGTGAGGCTCTTGATGTTGTTGGTGATTCATTTGCCATAGCCGGTTTTTCAGGTACGGGAAGGTTTGGTGTGGATTATTTTAATGTTAAGGGTTTTGATGAATGCATGGGACCGGAAATCAAGAATAGAATCAATGCCATGGCACCCCAGCGAAGCACCCGTATGGGAGCAGCAATCCGGCATGCTGTCAGCAGGTTGGAACAAATTTCTTCAAAAATTCGTTTGCTGCTGATTATTGGAGATGGTTTCCCGAATGATGTTGGTTACAAACAGAAATATGCAATAGCGGATACGCGCAAGGCTATGCAGGAAGCACGCTCGAAAAATATTTATGCCAAGGCGATAACCGTTAACATCCCGGGCGACCCCATGCTGGATGACCTGTACGGTGATACGCACCATAATGTTATTTCAAATGTTAATGAACTTCCGGATAAACTTTTGCGCATATACAGTTCGCTAACCATATAG
- the aroQ gene encoding type II 3-dehydroquinate dehydratase gives MKKILVIHGPNLNMLGKREPEIYGRKTLEDINTALKDRGRELGLGVETFQSNFEGEIVEKIQQALGQADGVIINPAAYTHTSVAVRDALLLLDVPIIEVHLSNIYKREPFRHKSMVSDIAAAQLAGFGDYGYIMALEALPRLYS, from the coding sequence ATGAAAAAAATTCTGGTGATCCACGGGCCGAACCTCAATATGCTGGGGAAACGGGAGCCTGAGATATACGGCCGAAAAACTCTCGAAGATATAAATACTGCTTTAAAAGATCGGGGCCGGGAACTGGGGCTTGGGGTGGAGACATTTCAGTCTAATTTTGAAGGTGAAATTGTAGAGAAGATCCAGCAGGCGCTCGGGCAGGCTGATGGTGTTATAATTAACCCTGCAGCTTATACTCATACCAGCGTAGCTGTGAGGGATGCGCTTCTATTGTTGGATGTTCCGATTATAGAAGTGCATCTTTCGAATATATACAAGCGCGAGCCGTTCCGCCACAAGTCGATGGTATCGGATATTGCCGCCGCCCAGCTTGCCGGGTTTGGCGATTACGGCTATATTATGGCTTTGGAGGCGTTGCCGAGGCTTTATTCTTGA